CCAAAGGTTCTTCCGGCGGGCATAACGGCCTCAAGTCCATTATCGCGCAGCTCGGCCACGAAAATTTTGCGCGGATCAAACTGGGTATCGGCAAACCAGCCAGCAAAGAACAGACCCTGAATTACGTGCTCAGCCAATTCACGGCGGCGGAACAGGAGCAGCTGCCGGAAATTTTGGCTAAAGGGCTGGAGTTGCTCAATACGTGGCTGTCTGCCTCCGCCGCAAACGACAGAGGGGTGGCAGCGTAACCATGTTTAAACCGATACCAGCTATAGACTTGCTCGGCGGGCAAGTCGTGCGCCTGACCACGGGTGATTATGCCCGTAGCAAAGTGTACGCCGTGGACCCGGCCGCCGTCGCGCGGCAGTGGCAGGAGGCTGGCGCGCGGCTGATCCATTTGGTGGATCTGGACGGGGCCAGGGCCGGACGGCCAGTTAATTTAGCAAGTCTGGCCAGAATTCGCGCGGCCGTTTCCTGCGAGCTGGAGCTGGGCGGAGGTTTACGCACGGAAGCCGCTGTGCAAAAAATTCTAGAGCTGGGCATCGACTACGCAATACTCGGCTCGCTTGCTCTGAAAGACAAGCCCTTGACCCAAAAATTAGTCGAAAAATACGCGGACAAAATTATTGTCGGCATCGATGCGCGCCGCGGCAAGGCCGCCGCTGAAGGCTGGCTGGAAAATTCTGACACCGATGCTCTAGCGCTCATCAAAGAAATGGAAAAGATCGGCGTGCGCAAAATTATTTACACGGAAATATCCCGCGACGGTACTTTGAGCGGCGTAGACCTGGCGCTCTATAAAAAACTTTGCGCTTATACTAAAATTGAAATTATCGCTTCCGGCGGCGCGGCTTCGTTGCGGGACGCACGGGCTTTGGCAACCATTCCAGGTTTGGGCGGCGTAATCATCGGCAAAGCTTTATACGAAAACAAAATTGACTTAAAGGAATTATTTAAATGAACATACTCGTTACCGGCGGCGCAGGCTATATCGGTTCGCACATGCTGCGTTATCTTCTGCGTCATGATTTGCGTCCGGTGGTTTTGGACAATCTGGTTTATGGCCACCGGGCAAGCCTGCCGGAAAAAACCAGGTTTTACCGCGGCGACATCGCCGACCAAAAGCTGACCGCCAGAATAATCCAAAAAGAAAAAATCACTGCCGTCATGCATTTTTCCGCTTACGCCTACGTCGGAGAATCGGTGGAAAACCCGCGCAAATATTACGAAAACAATTTCAGCAAAACACAAAAACTGCTGGACACGCTGCTGGACAACAATGTTTCCTATTTTATTTTTTCCTCTACCTGCGCGACCTATGGCGCGTCTTATAACGCGTCGGCTGGCGCGTCTTATAACACGTCGGCTGGCGCGTCTTATAACGCGCCGGACGCTGAAAAACTGCACGAAAATCTACCGCAAAACCCTATCAATCCTTACGGTTTCACCAAGCTGGCCGTGGAAAAAATGCTGGCGGATTACAGCAGGGCTTACGGCCTGCGTTACGCGGCTCTGCGTTATTTCAACGCGGCCGGCGCGGACGACGCTGGCGCGGTCGGCGAAGCCCACACTCCCGAAACACACCTGATACCGCTGGCCCTGCAGTCTATCCTGCGGCCCGCCAGACAATTAAAAATTTTTGGCACGGATTACCCCACCCCTGACGGAACCTGTGTGCGGGATTACGTGCATGTTTACGATCTGGCCGCCGCGCATTTGCAGGCGCTGGATTATATTCTGAAAAACAAGACTTCCGACTGCTTCAATCTCGGTTCCGAAAACGGCTATTCGGTGCGGGAAATAATCCGCGCCTGCGAAAAAGTCAGCGGCCGCCGGGTGAATTTTCAGGAGGCTGGCCGCCGCGCCGGTGATCCGGCCTATCTGGTCGCGGATTCCGGCAAAGCGAAAAAAATCCTCAACTGGCAGGCGCGGTATGATCTGGAAAAAATCATCGCCACAGCCTGGCAGTGGGAACAAAATCGTCGTTATTAATCTTTCCTTTTTATTGTTCTAAAAAAACTTTTAACTTTTTCAGAGCGCTGATGTCAATCTGCCTGACCCACTCTTTAGTAACCCGATAAATAACGTTGAGTTCTTTTAGTTTAAATTTCTCAATATTCCGCTTGTAAACAATATCGGCTTCTCGTGCGGACAAAACTCCTTGTTTTACCGCGTGCCGCAAAAGCGATTTTACATTCAGCTCGTCCCAATCTGAAGCAGAGGGGTCTCTTATAAAATCATTCAGAGAATCACCGTTGCGATCCACAGACAGACTCCAGGGCATAGACTGTTGATCGATTTTCCTCAGTTCGGCTATTTCCAGCAGGGACAGTCCCGTATACTCAGCTAACTCCTGCGCGGTCGGCTCGCGTCCGTACTCCTGCTGCAAAAATTCCAGATCTTTACCCAGCCTCTTTATGGCGCCAATTTTTCGATTGGGCAGATAGATCATACTGCTGTTTTTTAGAGCCCGCATAATTTTACTCCGGATCCAGTGCGCGGCATAAGTTGAAAATTTGCTTTTAGCGTAGTCATATTTTTTCACCGCGTAGATCAACCCGATATTGCCCTCCTGGATCAGATCCCAAAACCGCGCGCTACGGGAAACGTCGTATTCTCTAACAATTTTGATCACCAGACGCAGATTAGAATTGATCAGCTTTTGCTGCGCGGCGCGGCTTTCTTGTTGGGTTTTTTCATCGGCGCCGGGGTCGCGGCCTTTGCTTATTTGTTCGCCTAAAAATTGCTCCTCAGCAAGAGTTAGCAGCGGATATTTCCTTATCTCTTGAAGATAAACCCGCAGAGGCTCAGCCTCCAGGTTGAAAATTGCTCTTTTGCTCTGTTTGCGGGAGGCCGCTTCTTTAACGGCAATTTTTTTAGTCTGACAGACAAACATCTACATAACCCCTCTGGGCTTCCGATTTTTAACTTTTCGGCGCAGACCTAATTCAGGTATTCCAGCAAACGCTGATTGCGCGAAGGATGCCGCAGTTTTTTGAGCGCCTTGGCCTCGATCTGCCGGATACGCTCGCGCGTGACATTGTAAACCTTTCCGACTTCTTCCAGTGTGCGCGGCCGCTCATCGTCCATGCCAAAACGCAGGCGCAGCACCATGCTTTCCCGCTCGGTCAGCGTCTTCAGCGCGGCGTTCATTTCCTCACGCAGCATCCGGCTGCCGACATGCTCATCCATGTCGAGATTGGAACCCTCTTCGACAAAATCACCCAAACGCGAACTGTCCTCATCGCCGACCGGCATTTCCAGCGAAAGCGGCACCTGCGCGACCTTGACGATCTCGCGCACCTTGTCGATCGGTATGCCGGAATGTTTGGCCAGCTCTTCATCGGTCGGTTTGCGCGAAAGTTTTTGTAGCAGCGCGCGGGAAACCTTGCGGATCTTATTGATCGTTTCGACCATATGCACCGGAATGCGGATCGTGCGCGCCTGGTCAGCTATCGCGCGGGTGATCGCCTGGCGGATCCACCATGTCGCGTAAGTCGAAAACTTAAAACCCTTGCGGTGGTCAAATTTTTCCACCGCGCGGATCAAGCCCAGATTGCCCTCCTGGATCAGATCCAAAAACTGCATGCCGCGGCCGGTGTATTTTTTGGCAATGCTCACGACCAGCCGTAGATTGGAAGTCGCCAGCGCGCGTTTAGCTTCTTCACTACCCTGCCGGATTTTTTTGGCCAGCTCCTGCTCTTCAGCAAAAGTCAGCAGATTGATCATGCCGATCTCGCGCAGATACATGCGCACCGCGTCATCCACGCCGGCGGATTCGCTTTTCTTGAGCAGGGAAGAAATTGGTTTTTTCAGCTCGATCTTGCCGGCCGCCGTTTCGATATTGGGTGATTGATCGACGATCAGATCGTCATCATGCGCCGGCGGCAGCGCTTCGTCGGCTTCTTCCAGAGCGCCAATATCGTCGTTGAGGATTTCCACGCCCTGGCTGACGAAATCCTCGGTGATCATCATCGCCTCTTCGGGATCGTCAAAAACATTTAAAATATCGTCCGGCGTCAAGCCGTTTTTAGATTTGGCTTTCTGCTCCAGCAGTTTGCGCTTAGATTCGTAATCGTCTTTTTTCTTGGCGCTTTCCGGCGCCGCGGTCAGGACAATACTTTCCGCCAGATCCCGCAAAGTTTTCTTGCTGACAGAAACAGTCTGGCTTTTTTCCGGTTTGACCGGTTTGACCGCCTTAACTTTTTTTAGCGGTTTTTTCGCCGCTGGTTTTTTTATTAGTTTTTTCTTTTGTGCTTTAACCATTATTCATTAACACTTCCTATCTGTATTTGCTGCAATTGCCGCAGGATTTCCGCCGCTTTAAGCTCGTCGCCGGCCGTTTCCGCCACCGCCAGTTCACCGCGCAATTTTTGTTTTATCTCGTTTGTTTTTTTTTGCTCCAGTATATTGAAGCACTCCACCCCGCTCAGCCTCTCTTGTTCAACCAAAACGCGGCTGATCAATTCTTTGATCTCCCCGGCTTCCGGCTTCGCTTCCAGATCCTCTAACAATTTATCGTCAACAAAGCTGTTTTGTTGCAAATATTTTAACGCCGGCCGCCAGTTTTCCGCTAAATCCTCCGGCTGAAACCGCGCAAAAAAACGGCCGCGCAATTCCAGGTCACTGAGCATTACGGCAAATAAACCCTCTTCCGCCCTGGCATATTTATCTTTCGGCGCCGGCGGCACATATTTTTTAGGAACATACCCGAAGGCTGGCATTTTACGCTCATTCTGATTTTCACGCAATATCTCGGCGCCAATACCTGTCTGCTGCCCCAGCCATTTGAGATATTCACTGGCCAGCACGCGGTCCGGCAGCGCGTCAAGAATTTGCAGTCCCTCGCGCGCCGCTTGAGATTTTTGCAGGCGGTCCCGCAGATTGTATTTACGCAAAACGCGCGTCAATTTATACTGGACAAAATCGCCGGCATTGTCAATTGCCTGTTTCAAGGCTTCCGCGCCGTATTTCTGGATCATTTCGTCGGGGTCTTTGGCCGGTATGTCCAAAATCCGGGTCTGAAAATTCAAGGCCGCCAGCGCTTCGATAGTTTTGTCCGTGGCGTTCAGTCCGGCCTCGTCTTTGTCGTAAGCGATCACCACATTTTTGCTGTATTTGCCAAGCAGCCTGGCCTGATCCGCGGTAAAAGCCGTGCCCAAACTGGCCACCGCGTTGCTGAAACCCGCGGCATGACAGGCCACCACATCCATCTGTCCCTCGACCAGCGCCGCTTTATTTTGCTCCGTTATGGCTTTTTTGGCCAAATGCAGGCCGTAGAGATTGTGGCCTTTGAAAAATATCGGCGTCTCCGGTGAATTGACGTACTTCGCGGCATCTTCCGGCCCGATGATCCGTCCGCTGAAAGCCAGCGTTTTGCCCTGCGCGTTTTTGATCGGGAACATCAGGCGTTTGTGAAAACGGTCCAGATATTCGCCGTTGTCCCGCCGCAGGGCCAGCCCTGCCGCCGCGATCTTTTCCGGCGCAAATTGATTTTGCAAATGCGCCAGCAGACTGGTCCAGCTTTCCGGCGCATAACCCAGGCCAAAGAGCAGCGCTGTCTCCCGCGTCAAACGGCGCTCCTGCAGATAATTTTGGGCGCGGTCGCTGCGCCAGAGCTGTTCCTGAAAAAATTTTTCAGCCGCCTCGTTGATCTGGTACAAAACTTTGTTCTGTTCGTAATGCTCGCCCTGCACTTCAGCGATAGTCACGCCGCACTGTTCGCCGAGCAGACGCACCGCCTGCACAAAATCGACATGCTCAACCTCGCGGATAAAAGAAAAAACATTACCGCTCTTACCGCAGCCAAAACAGCGGAAAATACCTTTGTCTTTGGACACGGCAAAAGACGGCGTTTTTTCCTTGTGAAACGGGCAC
The sequence above is drawn from the Candidatus Margulisiibacteriota bacterium genome and encodes:
- a CDS encoding sigma-70 family RNA polymerase sigma factor, which encodes MFVCQTKKIAVKEAASRKQSKRAIFNLEAEPLRVYLQEIRKYPLLTLAEEQFLGEQISKGRDPGADEKTQQESRAAQQKLINSNLRLVIKIVREYDVSRSARFWDLIQEGNIGLIYAVKKYDYAKSKFSTYAAHWIRSKIMRALKNSSMIYLPNRKIGAIKRLGKDLEFLQQEYGREPTAQELAEYTGLSLLEIAELRKIDQQSMPWSLSVDRNGDSLNDFIRDPSASDWDELNVKSLLRHAVKQGVLSAREADIVYKRNIEKFKLKELNVIYRVTKEWVRQIDISALKKLKVFLEQ
- the rpoD gene encoding RNA polymerase sigma factor RpoD — its product is MVKAQKKKLIKKPAAKKPLKKVKAVKPVKPEKSQTVSVSKKTLRDLAESIVLTAAPESAKKKDDYESKRKLLEQKAKSKNGLTPDDILNVFDDPEEAMMITEDFVSQGVEILNDDIGALEEADEALPPAHDDDLIVDQSPNIETAAGKIELKKPISSLLKKSESAGVDDAVRMYLREIGMINLLTFAEEQELAKKIRQGSEEAKRALATSNLRLVVSIAKKYTGRGMQFLDLIQEGNLGLIRAVEKFDHRKGFKFSTYATWWIRQAITRAIADQARTIRIPVHMVETINKIRKVSRALLQKLSRKPTDEELAKHSGIPIDKVREIVKVAQVPLSLEMPVGDEDSSRLGDFVEEGSNLDMDEHVGSRMLREEMNAALKTLTERESMVLRLRFGMDDERPRTLEEVGKVYNVTRERIRQIEAKALKKLRHPSRNQRLLEYLN
- the hisA gene encoding 1-(5-phosphoribosyl)-5-[(5-phosphoribosylamino)methylideneamino]imidazole-4-carboxamide isomerase, coding for MFKPIPAIDLLGGQVVRLTTGDYARSKVYAVDPAAVARQWQEAGARLIHLVDLDGARAGRPVNLASLARIRAAVSCELELGGGLRTEAAVQKILELGIDYAILGSLALKDKPLTQKLVEKYADKIIVGIDARRGKAAAEGWLENSDTDALALIKEMEKIGVRKIIYTEISRDGTLSGVDLALYKKLCAYTKIEIIASGGAASLRDARALATIPGLGGVIIGKALYENKIDLKELFK
- the dnaG gene encoding DNA primase, which produces MIDPKTIEEIKLKSDIVTVIGRYVPLKQKGNNFWGLCPFHKEKTPSFAVSKDKGIFRCFGCGKSGNVFSFIREVEHVDFVQAVRLLGEQCGVTIAEVQGEHYEQNKVLYQINEAAEKFFQEQLWRSDRAQNYLQERRLTRETALLFGLGYAPESWTSLLAHLQNQFAPEKIAAAGLALRRDNGEYLDRFHKRLMFPIKNAQGKTLAFSGRIIGPEDAAKYVNSPETPIFFKGHNLYGLHLAKKAITEQNKAALVEGQMDVVACHAAGFSNAVASLGTAFTADQARLLGKYSKNVVIAYDKDEAGLNATDKTIEALAALNFQTRILDIPAKDPDEMIQKYGAEALKQAIDNAGDFVQYKLTRVLRKYNLRDRLQKSQAAREGLQILDALPDRVLASEYLKWLGQQTGIGAEILRENQNERKMPAFGYVPKKYVPPAPKDKYARAEEGLFAVMLSDLELRGRFFARFQPEDLAENWRPALKYLQQNSFVDDKLLEDLEAKPEAGEIKELISRVLVEQERLSGVECFNILEQKKTNEIKQKLRGELAVAETAGDELKAAEILRQLQQIQIGSVNE
- the galE gene encoding UDP-glucose 4-epimerase GalE, yielding MNILVTGGAGYIGSHMLRYLLRHDLRPVVLDNLVYGHRASLPEKTRFYRGDIADQKLTARIIQKEKITAVMHFSAYAYVGESVENPRKYYENNFSKTQKLLDTLLDNNVSYFIFSSTCATYGASYNASAGASYNTSAGASYNAPDAEKLHENLPQNPINPYGFTKLAVEKMLADYSRAYGLRYAALRYFNAAGADDAGAVGEAHTPETHLIPLALQSILRPARQLKIFGTDYPTPDGTCVRDYVHVYDLAAAHLQALDYILKNKTSDCFNLGSENGYSVREIIRACEKVSGRRVNFQEAGRRAGDPAYLVADSGKAKKILNWQARYDLEKIIATAWQWEQNRRY